One window from the genome of Chroococcidiopsis sp. TS-821 encodes:
- a CDS encoding DUF3493 domain-containing protein yields the protein MVKPTSKNRSHKRFTPEQYARLKAEAAAPYRGLRKFVYISFAASGLIGALIFLTQLAAGRDVETALPNFALQLGVIALMIFLFRWDRESR from the coding sequence ATGGTAAAACCAACTTCTAAAAATCGCAGTCATAAACGCTTTACACCTGAGCAATACGCGCGTTTAAAAGCCGAGGCTGCGGCTCCTTACCGAGGCTTACGCAAATTTGTTTATATTAGTTTTGCTGCCTCTGGTTTGATTGGAGCATTAATTTTTCTTACCCAGCTAGCAGCTGGACGTGATGTAGAGACAGCTTTACCTAATTTTGCGCTGCAACTTGGCGTGATTGCTTTGATGATTTTTCTATTTCGCTGGGATCGCGAATCGCGTTAA
- the ppk1 gene encoding polyphosphate kinase 1, with protein MPRTKKTATEINLKDPQYYFNRELSWLEFNRRVLHEACDPRTPLLERLKFLAIFSSNLDEFFMVRVAALKEQVAAKVTQLTPDGRTPQEQLDAISQRLRPLVTQQHQHFEQVIRPALAQAGIYILDYIDLNQEQRTYLQDYFEEQIFPVLTPLAIDPSHPFPFISNLSLNLAVVVKNPDTDAEFFARVKVPKALPRFLALPPELGVQANEQPVHWTGVLLEQVLAHNLESLFPGMNIQEYYLFRITRDSDLELEEDEADDLLQAIEQELRKRRVGGSTVRLEIESHIPESVRLKLLQELDLEETDVYEIQGLLGLGDLMSFLALPLPELKDPPWKAVVPPRVQGISVPIGPEIQESEEGKDFFSVIKEGDLLVHHPYESFSATVLRFIMQAAYDPDVLAIKMTLYRTSGDSPIVNALIAAAENGKQVAVLVELKARFDEENNIYWARRLERVGVHVVYGVTGLKTHSKIVMVVRREGDRIHRYVHIGTGNYNPKTARLYTDLGLFSCREELGADLTDLFNYLTGYSRQKSYRQLLVAPVNMRDRFLALIRREIEHCHNGATGRIVAKMNSLVDPQIIATLYEASRAGVQIDLIVRGICCLCPGLQDISENIRVISIVGRFLEHSRIFYFYNNGQEETFIGSADWMPRNLDRRVEAITPVADPKIAKDLQEILGIMLADNRQAWDLQPDGSYIQRQPTEDSPEASSQKILMQMALDAGLAKE; from the coding sequence ATGCCCAGAACTAAAAAAACCGCAACTGAAATTAATCTTAAAGATCCTCAATACTATTTTAATCGCGAGCTAAGCTGGTTAGAGTTCAATCGTCGAGTATTACACGAAGCCTGCGATCCGCGTACGCCGTTATTAGAGCGACTCAAGTTTTTGGCAATTTTTAGTTCCAACTTAGATGAATTTTTCATGGTACGCGTTGCTGCTTTAAAGGAACAAGTTGCAGCAAAAGTAACGCAATTAACCCCCGATGGTCGAACACCGCAAGAACAACTCGACGCAATTAGTCAACGATTACGTCCCCTGGTAACTCAACAACACCAGCACTTTGAGCAAGTCATTCGCCCTGCGTTAGCCCAAGCAGGGATTTATATTCTCGATTACATTGATTTAAATCAGGAACAGCGGACTTATCTACAAGACTACTTTGAAGAGCAAATTTTTCCTGTTCTTACCCCACTCGCAATTGATCCTAGCCATCCATTTCCGTTTATTTCCAACCTCAGCTTGAATCTAGCCGTCGTCGTCAAAAATCCAGATACCGACGCCGAGTTCTTTGCCAGAGTCAAAGTTCCTAAGGCCTTACCTCGCTTTTTGGCACTACCCCCAGAATTAGGAGTACAGGCAAATGAGCAGCCGGTGCATTGGACGGGAGTTCTTTTAGAACAGGTGCTAGCACATAATCTAGAGTCGCTATTTCCTGGAATGAATATTCAGGAATATTACCTATTTCGCATTACCCGCGATTCTGATTTGGAGCTAGAAGAAGATGAAGCGGATGACTTGCTACAAGCAATTGAGCAAGAATTGCGTAAGCGCCGTGTTGGTGGTTCTACAGTTAGGCTAGAAATTGAGTCGCATATTCCAGAATCCGTTAGGTTAAAGCTACTACAAGAGTTAGATTTAGAAGAAACGGATGTATATGAAATTCAAGGGCTACTAGGCTTAGGGGATCTCATGTCTTTTCTGGCATTACCCTTACCTGAACTTAAAGATCCGCCCTGGAAAGCGGTTGTGCCGCCTCGCGTGCAAGGAATCAGTGTTCCTATTGGTCCAGAAATTCAGGAGTCTGAGGAAGGTAAAGATTTTTTCTCAGTAATTAAAGAAGGAGATTTATTAGTCCACCATCCGTACGAATCTTTTTCTGCAACTGTCCTGCGGTTTATCATGCAAGCCGCCTACGACCCAGATGTATTAGCGATTAAAATGACGCTTTATCGTACCTCTGGAGATTCACCTATTGTTAATGCACTGATTGCTGCTGCTGAAAACGGCAAGCAAGTTGCGGTTTTAGTTGAACTCAAAGCCCGTTTCGATGAGGAAAACAATATTTATTGGGCGCGACGCTTGGAACGCGTAGGGGTACATGTTGTTTACGGCGTTACAGGCTTAAAGACGCACTCGAAGATTGTTATGGTGGTGCGCCGCGAAGGCGATCGCATCCATCGCTACGTCCATATCGGCACAGGTAACTATAACCCCAAAACGGCACGTCTCTACACCGATTTAGGACTGTTTAGTTGTCGCGAAGAACTAGGGGCAGACTTAACCGATTTATTTAACTACCTAACGGGATACTCGCGTCAAAAGTCTTATCGTCAGTTGTTGGTTGCACCTGTGAACATGCGCGATCGCTTTCTTGCTTTGATCCGGCGTGAAATTGAACATTGTCACAACGGCGCAACTGGTCGCATCGTTGCTAAAATGAACTCCTTAGTAGACCCACAAATCATTGCAACACTTTATGAAGCATCGCGCGCAGGGGTACAAATCGATTTAATCGTGCGTGGTATCTGCTGCTTATGTCCTGGACTCCAAGATATTAGTGAAAATATCCGCGTCATTAGTATTGTAGGACGTTTTTTAGAGCACTCGCGTATCTTTTACTTTTACAACAATGGTCAAGAAGAAACTTTTATTGGCAGTGCTGACTGGATGCCACGCAATCTAGATCGTCGCGTAGAAGCGATTACCCCAGTAGCCGATCCAAAAATTGCCAAAGATCTTCAAGAGATCTTAGGGATTATGCTGGCAGATAATCGCCAAGCTTGGGACTTGCAACCGGATGGCAGTTATATTCAAAGACAACCAACCGAAGATAGTCCAGAAGCAAGCTCGCAAAAAATCTTAATGCAGATGGCGCTTGATGCAGGACTAGCAAAAGAATAG
- a CDS encoding DUF2854 domain-containing protein, producing the protein MLRQTSLGTLGLVLGGILTVVGFTAYFNGNPTLNLVGFFYGIPLFLGGLALKAAELVPVPFSQPTTSEVLALRKTQATATQNQIRQDVTRYRYGQEAHLDTALSFLGLSPTDEERPVITGLRETEIAGAYALILEFDSPLIPLQVWQDKQQKMESFFGPGIRVEITQPEAEKIELALISTQTANSTNVPADSEVKAS; encoded by the coding sequence ATGTTACGTCAAACATCTTTAGGAACACTAGGGTTAGTTCTCGGTGGGATATTAACTGTTGTTGGATTTACTGCCTATTTCAATGGCAACCCGACGCTAAATTTAGTGGGATTTTTCTACGGAATTCCTTTATTTCTCGGAGGCTTAGCGCTGAAAGCAGCAGAACTCGTACCAGTGCCCTTTAGCCAACCAACAACTTCAGAGGTACTCGCGCTGCGTAAAACCCAAGCAACAGCAACCCAAAACCAAATTCGTCAAGATGTGACGCGCTATCGTTACGGTCAAGAGGCACACTTGGATACAGCGCTTTCGTTTCTAGGTTTGAGTCCTACAGACGAAGAAAGACCAGTAATTACAGGTTTGCGCGAAACTGAAATTGCAGGTGCTTATGCTTTAATTTTAGAATTTGACTCGCCACTGATTCCTTTACAAGTTTGGCAAGATAAACAGCAAAAAATGGAAAGTTTTTTTGGTCCTGGAATTCGCGTAGAAATTACCCAACCAGAAGCAGAAAAAATTGAACTAGCTTTAATTTCGACTCAAACCGCAAATAGTACAAACGTTCCAGCAGACTCAGAAGTTAAAGCGAGTTGA
- a CDS encoding superoxide dismutase yields MAFELSPLPYNYDALEPYIDTQTMQLHHDMHHQTYVNNLNAAIEKHAELQSKSLEDLIRELDSIPDDVRTAVRNNGGGHINHTMFWEIMGPNAGGEPTGAVGEAIRDTFGDFETFKQRFNDAGTKQFGSGWVWLVRSPDGKLEVISTPNQDSPITQGYFPIMGNDVWEHAYYLKYQNRRAEYLKQWWNVVNWDEINKRFEMSTR; encoded by the coding sequence ATGGCATTTGAACTTTCACCTCTACCTTATAATTACGATGCCCTAGAGCCGTACATCGACACCCAAACGATGCAGTTGCATCATGATATGCACCATCAGACTTACGTCAACAACCTCAATGCTGCAATAGAAAAACACGCAGAACTACAAAGCAAAAGTCTCGAAGATTTAATACGCGAACTTGATAGTATTCCAGATGACGTGCGGACTGCTGTACGCAATAACGGTGGCGGTCACATTAACCATACAATGTTCTGGGAAATCATGGGACCGAATGCAGGTGGCGAGCCGACTGGCGCAGTTGGCGAAGCAATTCGAGACACCTTTGGTGATTTTGAAACCTTCAAGCAACGGTTCAATGATGCTGGAACCAAGCAATTTGGTAGCGGTTGGGTATGGCTTGTGCGCAGCCCTGACGGTAAGCTAGAAGTCATAAGTACTCCCAACCAAGACAGCCCCATTACCCAAGGATACTTCCCGATTATGGGTAATGATGTCTGGGAACACGCTTACTATCTCAAGTACCAAAACCGCCGTGCTGAATATCTTAAACAATGGTGGAACGTCGTTAATTGGGATGAAATCAATAAGCGCTTTGAGATGTCAACTCGCTAA
- a CDS encoding DUF1565 domain-containing protein, producing MTNHDSHDRQSNISRVISTSRALHLPLGAGLSALFLVATGAILGNSAIASSKKLAQFVVPTTNAPIPTPTTSPTPSPTPTSLPSPSPTLSPTQTTPTTPSTNQVPATTTVIYVNPQTGTDSAGAGTTAATPYRTITYALNQAQPGTAIQLAPGTYSSETGEVFPLTIKQGVTLRGDEASKGQSIVITGGGQYVSPTFARQNVTVRAENNSAISGVTITNPNTRGTALWIESANPTVTNNTFINSNRDGIFVTGNANPKIEGNVFSKNGGNGISVARSAQGEIRNNTFQDTGFGLAIGGASSPLVADNQIKENQDGIYISESARPILRGNAIENNKRDGVVATINAQPDLGTAESAGNNIIRNNERYDVYNATRGNALLAVGNTIDAKRTSGKVNLVAPQFAFSDVQGLWAQPYIAALASREIIAGFPDGTFKPNEPVTRAQFAAIVSKAFTPTPQREAQDFNDVSRNFWGYQAIQTAYRGGFVAGYPGGAFQPQQQIPRVQVLVSLANGLNLRADNPNVLSTYADASQIPSYATDAVAAATQRQLVVNYPTPNQLNPNRPATRAEVAAFVYQALVNSGRAQAIASPYLVRVP from the coding sequence ATGACAAACCACGATTCACACGATCGCCAATCAAATATTTCTAGAGTTATTTCTACTAGTCGCGCGCTACATCTGCCCTTGGGTGCGGGATTGAGTGCTTTATTTTTGGTTGCTACGGGTGCAATTTTAGGTAATAGTGCGATCGCCTCTTCTAAAAAGCTAGCCCAATTTGTTGTTCCCACAACCAACGCTCCTATTCCTACACCAACCACAAGCCCCACACCTAGCCCGACTCCAACTTCCCTACCTTCACCTTCACCAACATTATCTCCAACTCAAACTACTCCGACGACTCCAAGTACCAATCAAGTTCCTGCGACGACAACAGTTATTTACGTAAATCCTCAAACTGGAACTGATAGTGCTGGTGCTGGAACTACAGCAGCTACCCCATACAGAACTATTACCTACGCACTAAACCAAGCACAGCCAGGTACAGCAATTCAGTTGGCACCTGGTACTTATAGCAGCGAGACAGGAGAAGTTTTTCCACTCACAATTAAACAAGGTGTGACGCTACGCGGCGATGAAGCTAGCAAAGGACAATCAATTGTCATTACAGGTGGTGGGCAATACGTCAGTCCCACATTTGCACGGCAAAATGTTACAGTACGCGCTGAAAACAATAGCGCAATCAGTGGTGTCACGATTACCAACCCAAACACGCGGGGAACCGCGCTGTGGATTGAATCTGCAAATCCTACTGTGACGAATAATACTTTTATCAATAGTAACCGCGACGGTATTTTTGTAACTGGTAATGCTAATCCCAAAATTGAGGGTAATGTCTTTAGCAAAAACGGTGGTAACGGTATTTCGGTAGCCCGTTCTGCACAAGGTGAAATTCGCAATAATACGTTTCAAGATACCGGCTTTGGGTTGGCAATTGGTGGTGCTTCCTCACCGCTCGTCGCAGACAACCAAATTAAAGAAAACCAAGATGGTATTTATATTTCTGAATCAGCGCGTCCTATTTTACGTGGTAACGCGATCGAAAACAACAAGCGCGATGGAGTCGTTGCCACCATTAATGCCCAACCGGATCTCGGTACAGCAGAAAGTGCAGGAAATAATATTATCCGTAATAACGAGCGCTATGACGTTTACAACGCAACTCGTGGCAATGCTTTACTTGCTGTAGGTAATACGATTGATGCTAAGCGCACCTCAGGTAAAGTCAATCTTGTAGCACCCCAATTTGCTTTCAGTGACGTTCAAGGATTATGGGCGCAACCATACATTGCTGCTTTGGCATCGCGCGAGATTATTGCTGGATTTCCTGATGGTACATTTAAGCCTAACGAACCAGTGACGCGCGCGCAATTTGCGGCGATTGTTAGTAAAGCGTTTACTCCTACACCGCAACGCGAGGCACAAGATTTTAACGACGTCAGCCGTAATTTCTGGGGATATCAAGCAATTCAAACTGCTTACCGAGGAGGCTTTGTCGCGGGTTATCCTGGCGGTGCGTTTCAACCACAGCAACAAATTCCTCGAGTTCAAGTATTAGTTTCTTTAGCAAATGGCTTGAATTTGCGTGCTGATAATCCCAACGTACTTTCCACTTATGCTGATGCTTCCCAAATTCCCAGTTATGCTACCGATGCGGTTGCGGCTGCAACTCAAAGGCAACTTGTTGTCAACTACCCAACGCCAAATCAATTAAATCCTAATCGCCCTGCGACGCGTGCTGAAGTCGCGGCATTTGTTTATCAAGCCCTCGTCAATTCTGGACGCGCACAAGCGATCGCATCACCTTATCTAGTCAGAGTTCCTTAA
- a CDS encoding YegS/Rv2252/BmrU family lipid kinase, with the protein MSRTDACLIFNPVAGQSDPEQDLAQIREILEAEINLDIRFTTEEKGADEIAKEAIAQGATKIIASGGDGTLSTAAAALVGTGIPLGIISRGTANAFAAALELPNTIEAACQTILGGATRVVDAARCNNLPMVLLAGVGFEAETVKRADREAKNRFGMLAYVMAGLQELREMESFEAEIETEDKIITVSAVAVTVANAAPPTSILAQGPAGVVFDDGLLDVTVIAPVSRAGAIAASYHLLQTALNENATQREDIGYLRAKRVIVRTNPPQRVVLDGELIGETPIDVECVPGGLTIFVPQEAAPDTFMEKLEGLPNLKVESKPTSGFEE; encoded by the coding sequence ATGAGCCGAACTGATGCTTGTTTGATCTTTAATCCGGTTGCAGGTCAAAGCGATCCTGAGCAAGATTTAGCTCAAATTCGCGAAATTTTAGAAGCGGAAATTAATCTAGATATTCGGTTTACCACCGAGGAAAAAGGTGCAGACGAGATAGCTAAAGAGGCGATCGCCCAAGGGGCAACGAAAATTATTGCTTCTGGCGGTGATGGAACATTGTCTACAGCGGCTGCGGCATTAGTCGGTACAGGTATTCCTCTTGGTATTATTTCTCGCGGTACAGCCAACGCTTTTGCAGCAGCTTTAGAGCTACCCAACACAATTGAAGCAGCTTGTCAAACAATTTTAGGCGGTGCGACACGTGTTGTTGATGCGGCACGGTGTAATAATTTACCAATGGTTTTATTAGCAGGAGTCGGTTTTGAAGCTGAAACTGTCAAACGCGCCGATCGCGAAGCTAAAAATCGTTTTGGGATGTTGGCGTATGTTATGGCAGGACTTCAGGAATTGCGCGAAATGGAAAGTTTTGAAGCCGAAATAGAAACAGAGGATAAAATCATCACGGTGAGTGCAGTGGCGGTAACAGTTGCTAATGCTGCTCCCCCAACTTCAATTTTGGCACAAGGACCTGCCGGAGTCGTATTTGACGACGGGCTACTCGATGTGACAGTGATTGCGCCCGTATCGCGTGCCGGTGCGATCGCAGCTTCATATCACTTACTCCAAACTGCCTTGAACGAAAATGCTACGCAGCGTGAGGATATTGGTTATCTCCGCGCCAAACGCGTTATTGTCCGTACAAATCCACCCCAAAGAGTCGTCTTAGACGGCGAACTAATTGGTGAGACTCCGATTGATGTCGAGTGCGTACCAGGAGGATTAACCATTTTTGTTCCTCAGGAAGCCGCCCCAGATACTTTTATGGAAAAACTTGAGGGACTACCCAACTTAAAAGTCGAGTCTAAACCTACCTCTGGATTTGAGGAGTAA
- a CDS encoding chlororespiratory reduction protein 7 gives MPDPMMYQQDTFVVLEPNQPEQFLTAAELLEKLQAILTQRQENLPRELQRFTSIQAQAQYLIDTSCEFDLGPGEYLQWYAVRLEK, from the coding sequence ATGCCAGACCCTATGATGTACCAGCAAGACACTTTTGTTGTGCTGGAACCCAACCAACCTGAACAGTTTTTAACAGCAGCTGAACTCCTAGAAAAGCTGCAAGCAATTCTCACTCAACGCCAGGAAAATTTACCACGCGAGTTACAGCGCTTTACATCAATTCAAGCACAAGCTCAGTATTTAATCGATACAAGTTGTGAATTCGATTTAGGTCCAGGAGAATATTTACAGTGGTATGCGGTACGCCTAGAAAAGTAG
- a CDS encoding bifunctional pantoate--beta-alanine ligase/(d)CMP kinase translates to MRLLTTIAALRCYLNICRLEDNRLTPEKASGSASSYQSVGLVPTMGALHAGHLSLIERARQENETVIVSIFVNPLQFGPNEDYQSYPRTLDRDRQLCEQAKVDVLFAPTPKEMEITSTPLTQVVPPVEMTSVLCGRSRPNHFQGVATIVTKLLNVVQPDRAYFGQKDGQQLAIIRRLVQDLNIPVEIIGCPIVREASGLAMSSRNQYLTPEQRQEAAILYHALQQAQKAFTAGEHCSEALIETVKKEVATASAVTLEYVELVHPITLMPLEKVEESAMLAIAARVGTARLIDNVILQNRQPIIAIDGPAGAGKSTVARQVAANLGLLYLDTGAMYRALTWLVLQLGIPFEDQCAIAELASQSEIQLVPEVDPEAPQRVWINDREVTQAIRSIEVTSQVSAIAAQPAVRKALVQKQQSFGKKGGLVAEGRDVGTQVFPDAELKIFLTASVQERARRRQQDFEEQGQPHISLAQLEKDIAERDRKDSTRKIAPLQKATDAIEIQTDGKDVAEVTAEIINYYNQRLSRR, encoded by the coding sequence GTGCGCCTGTTAACAACAATTGCGGCGTTGCGTTGTTACTTGAATATTTGCCGTTTGGAAGATAACCGGTTGACGCCAGAGAAAGCAAGCGGTAGTGCTTCTTCATACCAATCAGTTGGTTTGGTTCCAACGATGGGAGCCTTGCACGCAGGTCATCTTAGTCTTATCGAACGCGCAAGACAAGAAAACGAGACAGTCATTGTCAGCATTTTTGTTAATCCATTACAGTTTGGCCCCAATGAAGATTATCAGAGTTATCCACGCACGCTCGATCGCGATCGCCAACTGTGCGAACAAGCAAAAGTAGACGTCTTATTTGCTCCTACTCCCAAGGAAATGGAAATTACTTCCACGCCGCTGACTCAGGTTGTACCTCCCGTAGAAATGACGTCCGTTTTATGCGGGCGATCGCGTCCTAATCACTTTCAAGGTGTTGCGACAATCGTCACGAAACTACTCAATGTTGTACAACCCGATCGCGCCTACTTTGGGCAAAAAGACGGTCAGCAACTCGCAATTATTCGTCGCTTAGTACAAGATTTAAATATTCCCGTTGAAATTATTGGCTGTCCAATTGTCCGCGAAGCATCTGGACTTGCCATGAGTTCGCGCAATCAGTATTTGACACCCGAACAAAGACAAGAAGCTGCGATTTTGTATCATGCATTACAGCAAGCCCAAAAAGCTTTTACTGCAGGAGAGCATTGTAGCGAAGCATTAATTGAAACTGTAAAAAAAGAAGTCGCCACTGCGAGTGCTGTTACCCTGGAATATGTTGAATTAGTGCATCCCATAACATTGATGCCGTTGGAGAAAGTAGAGGAATCAGCAATGCTAGCGATCGCCGCGCGAGTTGGTACAGCACGGTTAATTGATAATGTCATTCTGCAAAATCGCCAACCAATCATCGCGATTGATGGTCCAGCTGGGGCGGGAAAATCTACCGTTGCGCGCCAAGTAGCTGCAAATTTAGGGTTACTGTATCTCGATACTGGTGCGATGTACCGTGCCTTAACTTGGTTAGTCTTGCAGTTAGGAATTCCGTTTGAAGATCAGTGCGCGATCGCCGAGTTAGCTAGTCAAAGTGAAATTCAGTTAGTTCCTGAAGTCGATCCTGAAGCTCCACAGCGAGTTTGGATTAACGATCGAGAAGTCACGCAAGCAATTCGCAGCATCGAAGTGACATCTCAAGTATCTGCGATCGCCGCTCAACCGGCTGTACGCAAAGCATTAGTGCAAAAACAACAAAGCTTTGGCAAAAAAGGTGGTTTGGTTGCGGAAGGGCGTGACGTTGGAACTCAAGTTTTTCCTGATGCGGAACTCAAAATTTTTCTCACGGCTTCGGTACAAGAACGAGCTCGACGCCGACAACAAGACTTTGAGGAACAAGGTCAACCACACATCAGCTTGGCACAACTAGAGAAAGACATTGCAGAACGCGATCGCAAAGACAGTACTCGTAAAATTGCGCCACTACAAAAAGCGACTGATGCGATTGAAATACAAACTGATGGTAAAGATGTTGCCGAAGTGACTGCTGAAATTATCAACTACTACAATCAACGGTTGTCACGCCGGTAA
- a CDS encoding response regulator transcription factor, whose protein sequence is MLPLSCQSSTLRVLVADDHELTRFSLKLALANQENIELVGLASNGLEAVEMVQRHHPDVIILDLQMPVMDGLSASNQIKHIAPSTQIIAYSSLEEPKLRENNQLNNMDAFCRKDTSTPELIALVREIGARNMK, encoded by the coding sequence ATGTTACCCTTGTCTTGCCAGTCTAGTACCTTACGCGTTTTAGTAGCTGATGACCACGAGCTAACCCGCTTTAGCCTTAAGTTAGCATTAGCTAATCAGGAAAATATTGAGTTAGTTGGTTTAGCAAGCAATGGCTTAGAAGCAGTGGAAATGGTACAACGCCATCACCCTGATGTAATTATTCTCGACCTGCAAATGCCAGTTATGGATGGCTTAAGCGCATCTAATCAAATTAAACATATTGCACCAAGTACTCAAATTATTGCTTACTCCTCCTTAGAGGAACCAAAGCTACGCGAGAACAACCAACTTAACAATATGGACGCTTTTTGCCGAAAAGATACATCTACTCCAGAATTAATTGCTTTAGTCCGCGAGATCGGCGCGCGCAATATGAAATAG